Genomic window (Coleofasciculaceae cyanobacterium):
TCGTTTACTACTAAATTATCTCAGATTTGATACTATTCCCTCTTTTCCTTAAAGCATTACTTGCTTACCAACGCCAATAAATAAACCGTTTAATTAAATACACCGATTTACTTAGTTGAGCTAACTACCAGTTGTAACTTCAATTTCTTGCAACATCAAGATTGCTTGGCGATAAATAGGAATATTAACCTGATTTACTTCTAATCCTTCCCCGAGTTTTCGCAGCAGCATAATCGCTAATTCTCCGCCTAAATGCTCGCGAAATTCGACTAATCCACAAAAGATTGAGCCAGCAGACTCTGCTTCGGCCAAATTACTCGCTAATTCTGGGGCATATAGTTCAAAGCCTAGTTGTTTTAAGGATGTAATAATTTGCTCCCAATCTGCTTTGTTTAATAACCCTGTTAGGTAAGAATAAGTACAGTCTAAAGCCATCCCAATTGCTACAGCTTCTCCATGTCTGAGACGATAGTTGGTTAAATGTTCTAATTTATGGGCAGCCCAGTGACCAAAATCTAAGGGGCGAGAAGAACCCATTTCAAAAGGATCGCCATAGTTAGCAATATGATCTAGATGTAGTTGACAGCAGCGATAAATTAGTTGTTCCATCGCTGCGGCATCACGTTGAGCTAAGTTTTTAGCATTGTTACTAATAAATTCAAAGAAGCTTCGATCTTTAATTAGGGCTACTTTTACTGCTTCGGCAATACCAGATCTCCAATCGCGATCGCTTAAAGTAGTCAGAAAATTAAAATCATTAAGTACGGCAAAAGGTGGGGCAAATGTACCTAAGAAATTCTTTTTGCCAAAAGCATTGATTCCGTTTTTGACTCCGACTCCCGAATCATTCTGCGCCAAAACCGTCGTCGGAATCCGAATTAGTCTAATACCTCGATGGGCAGTAGCGGCAGCATAGCCCACCATATCTACTACCGCACCTCCTCCAATAGCTAAGATATAAGAATGACGACATAATCCGACTTGCTCAATGACCCGATGAATTTTTTCGATTAAAGCAGGGTCGTTTTTGGCTGCTTCTCCCCCTGGGATAATAATAGGCTGGGCAACTAAGTTGATTTTGTCGGCGAAATGATCGGCATAGTCAT
Coding sequences:
- a CDS encoding 3-dehydroquinate synthase is translated as MLIQKNKIFKIESLQQNVQVNFSYGVHFTRGLFESNNPLLSEVIGANNIAAKSIIVAVDSGLLEAHPKLIRQINDYADHFADKINLVAQPIIIPGGEAAKNDPALIEKIHRVIEQVGLCRHSYILAIGGGAVVDMVGYAAATAHRGIRLIRIPTTVLAQNDSGVGVKNGINAFGKKNFLGTFAPPFAVLNDFNFLTTLSDRDWRSGIAEAVKVALIKDRSFFEFISNNAKNLAQRDAAAMEQLIYRCCQLHLDHIANYGDPFEMGSSRPLDFGHWAAHKLEHLTNYRLRHGEAVAIGMALDCTYSYLTGLLNKADWEQIITSLKQLGFELYAPELASNLAEAESAGSIFCGLVEFREHLGGELAIMLLRKLGEGLEVNQVNIPIYRQAILMLQEIEVTTGS